From the genome of Streptococcus oralis:
TCAGCTGTTGGTGAACACATATAGACAAAATCCTGATGAGGGCAAAGAGTGTCTTCCCTGACTAGTTCAGGTACCGTGATTTCTTGGTCGATTTCCCCACACATACGGATATAGCGTTCCCAGAGTTCAGGATCGCTGTCATAAGGTGGTGTCGCTGTCAGGGAGATGAGTTTCAGCGGTCCATACTGCTTGCGAAAGGCTTCCAGACTTTTCCACCATTCATTGCGCAGGTGGTGGCATTCGTCCAAACAAAGAGTCGCAACTTTCTGAGCTCTTAGGCTTGCAAGCAAATCAAACCCCACAAAATCCTCTGCTTCTCCATCTTCTTGTGATTGCAGTTGGTTCATGGCACTATGAAAAGCCTGATAGGTCACAATCGTTAAGGGCCTCATCTCCTTTAAGTTTTGGGAAACGAGGTCTGAAATCTTCTGTTCGTTCTCTAAAAAGGCTGTTTGAATCCTCTCCACCCATTGTTCACGAATGGTGACAGTCGGAACTAAGATGAGGGCTGGGTTGCCAATACGAGCGATTAGCTCGATACCAATGGTTGTCTTTCCAGACCCTGGAGCGGCCACTAGATGAACATGACCGTCTGCTTGATAGTCCTGAAAACGATCCAAGACCTGTTTTTGGTATTGGCGCCAGCTTCCTTTAAAGTTTAAACCTAACATGATACTCCTCATTCTATACCATCATTTTCTTATTCTCATTTTACCACACTTATTTCTCCAGTCAGATAATCCAGATAGTTTTTCTCCTCAAAATATGGTATAGTAGAATCATACTATCTATGAGGAGTTTACATGTCACAGGATAAGCAAATGAAAGCTGTTTCTCCCCTTCTGCAGCAAGTCATCAATATCTCATCTATCGTCGGGGGAGTCGGCACCTTGATTTTCTGTATTTGGGCCTATCAGGCGGGTGTTTTACAGTCCAAGGAAACCCTATCGGCCTTTATCCAGCAAGCTGGGGTTTGGGGGCCACCACTCTTTATCTTTTTACAGATCCTACAAACCGTCGTTCCGATCATTCCGGGAGCTTTGACCTCAGTGGCTGGGGTCTTTATTTACGGCCACATCATCGGGACTATCTATAACTATATCGGCATCGTGATTGGCTGTGCCATTATCTTTTACCTCGTGCGCCTCTACGGTGCTGCCTTTGTCCAGTCCGTCGTCAGCAAGCGCACCTATGACAAATACATTGGCTGGCTAGATAAGGGCAATCGCTTCGAGCGGTTCTTTATCTTTATGATGATCTGGCCTGTCAGTCCAGCTGACTTTCTCTGTATGCTAGCTGCCCTTACCAAGATGACCTTCAAGCGCTATATGATTATTATCATTTTGACCAAGCCCTTTACCCTAGTGGTTTACACTTATGGTTTGACTTATATCATTGATTTCTTCTGGCAGATGTTTTGAGAATAGAAAAATCCGTTTGGTTTCCCAAGCGGATTTTTAGAGCATAGATAGAATATAGCCTGATACTAAATATACTTTGGTATGGAAATCATGCCTATTTGTCAATAGTGAAGCGAGGATTTACCTAGCCTTTCCGCCGTGATAAAAACACCTGAAATCTAATGGTTTCAGGTGTTCGGAAACTTTGAGACATTAGGCTCAAAGTTAAGGTATGGAATTTCGAAGAAAGTCGCTACCGTCCGTCATCACTTAAGGAAAGGCTCAAAAACATTGTCTTCAATCTAAACATCCGCTTGGTTGCCCAAACGGATGCTCTTTTTTTATTTTGCGACACTTTTGGCGAGGACAAAGTTTCCAAGTGTTGCGGAGCCATTTCCTGCGACTGCTGGAGTTACGATGTAGTCACGCACGTCTGGCACTGGTAGATAGCCGTTGAGCAGAGCTGTGAATTTCTCACGTACACGTTCCAGCATGTGTTGTTGGGCCATGACTCCACCACCAAAGACGATGACATCTGGTCGGAAAGTCACTGTAGCATTGACCGCAGCCTGAGCGATGTAGTAGGCTTGAACATCCCAGACAGAACTGTTGAGTTCGATGTTTTCACCACGAATACCTGTACGGGCTTCGAGACTTGGACCAGCCGCAAAGCCTTCCAAACAGCCTTTGTGGAATGGACAAACACCGTTGAATTCTTTTTCTACATCCATTGGGTGTTTGGCTACATAGTAGTGACCCATCTCAGGGTGACCGACACCACCGA
Proteins encoded in this window:
- a CDS encoding TVP38/TMEM64 family protein, producing the protein MSQDKQMKAVSPLLQQVINISSIVGGVGTLIFCIWAYQAGVLQSKETLSAFIQQAGVWGPPLFIFLQILQTVVPIIPGALTSVAGVFIYGHIIGTIYNYIGIVIGCAIIFYLVRLYGAAFVQSVVSKRTYDKYIGWLDKGNRFERFFIFMMIWPVSPADFLCMLAALTKMTFKRYMIIIILTKPFTLVVYTYGLTYIIDFFWQMF
- the scrK gene encoding fructokinase ScrK is translated as MTKLYGSLEAGGTKFVCAVGDENFNVVEKTQFPTTTPIETIDKTIEFFSKFDNLAGLAIGSFGPIDIDKNSKTYGFITTTPKPHWANVDLLGALRRALNVPMYFTTDVNSSAYGEVVARNNAGGRIENLVYYTIGTGIGAGVIQRGEFIGGVGHPEMGHYYVAKHPMDVEKEFNGVCPFHKGCLEGFAAGPSLEARTGIRGENIELNSSVWDVQAYYIAQAAVNATVTFRPDVIVFGGGVMAQQHMLERVREKFTALLNGYLPVPDVRDYIVTPAVAGNGSATLGNFVLAKSVAK